A single window of Bombus pascuorum chromosome 1, iyBomPasc1.1, whole genome shotgun sequence DNA harbors:
- the LOC132909291 gene encoding THO complex subunit 3, with the protein MKITMSASRVDELISYFKSHNKIREQQSHSAKVHSVGWSCDGKLLASGSFDKSVCIFSLCPDRLKQETTFRGHGGSVDQLCWHAFYPELLSTASGDKTVRIWDTRTQKCTANISTRGENINISWSPDGNTIAVGNKEDLVTFIDARVMKIRAEEQFNFEVNEISWNKDSDTFYLTNGQGCVHILSYPDLELLHVIKAHPGTCICIEFDPTGRYFATGSADALVSLWDADELCCLRTFSRLEWPVRTISFSYDGQLLAAASEDLVIDIGEVETGEKIADIPVEAATFTVAWHPKQYLLAYACDDKDTYDRKRDAGSLKVFGFAND; encoded by the exons atgaaaataacaatgTCCGCTTCTCGTGTAGATGAACTGATCAGTTACTTCAAATCACACAACAAAATTAGAGAACAACAAAGTCATTCTGCTAAAGTACATAGCGTAGGATGGAGTTGCGATGGAAAACTGTTAGCTTCCGGATCTTTTGATAAATCTGTTTGCATTTTCTCCCTTTGTCCGGATCGTTTA AAACAAGAAACAACTTTCAGAGGACATGGTGGTAGTGTGGATCAATTGTGCTGGCATGCCTTTTACCCTGAATTATTATCTACTGCGAGTGGAGACAAGACAGTTCGTATATGGGATACAAGGACTCAAAAATGCACAGCAAACATCAGTACAAGgggtgaaaatattaatatatcatgGTCACCTGATGGTAATACAATAGCAGTaggaaataaagaagatttaGTGACTTTTATTGATGCACGGGTGATGAAAATTCGTGCGGAAGAACAATTTAACTTTGAagtgaatgaaatttcatggaATAAGGATTCTGATACATTTTACCTAACTAATGGTCAAGGCTGTGTTCATATACTTAGCTATCCAGATTTAGAATTGTTACATGTAATCAAAGCACATCCAGGGACATGTATTTGTATAGAATTTGATCCTACTGGAAGGTATTTTGCAACTGGTTCAGCAGATGCATTAGTTTCTTTATGGGATGCAGATGAACTGTGTTGTTTAAGAACATTTTCAAGATTAGAATGGCCAGTGAGAACCATATCATTTTCTTATGATGGACAATTATTGGCTGCAGCATCTGAGGATCTTGTGATAGATATAGGTGAAGTTGAAACTGGAGAGAAGATTGCAGATATACCAGTAGAGGCAGCAACCTTTACAGTAGCATGGCATCCAAAACAATATTTGTTAGCATATGCATGTGATGACAAAGATACTTATGACAGAAAACGTGATGCTGGCAGTTTGAAAGTATTTGGATTTGCCAATGactaa
- the LOC132909307 gene encoding uncharacterized protein LOC132909307, with product MSCLEESQADCRCLYTLTLTDAIIHEQFSEMKDSFNHVPSIHEVDEEETDEENTCDQESKTPKDIEQSADLVKDTIDEDSIYSNDSFCSDESGDESDGTNDTSRSLNESHHSPEITNCTSNQKDSKSEKEEEGSENTIQNNEITNLVCCRSSISEDNSIGIKQVRNRRRNMSFTDDEIRKIEWENQILLRKIMAQQRPKEKILHENVPSTRISSSAINRKKLQKKIENENILLLQRIQQTKSRVMNNTTKPGCRQTIL from the exons ATGTCATGCTTAGAAGAGAGTCAGGCTGATTGTAGGTGTCTGTATACATTAACGTTAACGGATGCAATAATTCATGAACAATTTTCTGAAATGAAAGATAGTTTCAATCATGTGCCCAGTATTCATGAAGTGGATGAAGAAGAAACTGACGAGGAAAATACCTGTGATCAAGAATCAAAGACCCCCAAAGATATTGAACAATCTGCAGATTTAGTAAAAGACACTATAGATGAAGATTCCATCTATAGCAATGACTCGTTTTGTTCTGATGAGTCTGGCGATGAATCTGATGGAACTAATGACACATCAAGATCGCTTAATGAGTCCCATCATTCTCCTGAAATCACTAATTGCACAAGTAACCAAAAGGATAGCAAaagtgaaaaagaagaagaaggatctgaaaatacaatacaaaacaatgaaattacaaacttAGTTTGCTGTAGAAGTTCAATATCTGAAGATAATTCTATAGGTATTAAACAGGTAAGGAACAGAAGGAGGAATATGAGTTTTACAGACGATGAAATTCGAAAGATCGAATGGGAGAATCAAATTCTTTTGAGAAAGATAATGGCACAACAAAGACCAAAGGAGAAGATACTTCATGAAAATGTCCCATCAACGCGCATAAGCAGCTCTGcaataaatagaaagaaattacagaagaaaatagaaaatgaaaatata tTGCTCTTGCAAAGGATACAACAAACTAAATCACGTGTTATGAACAATACAACAAAACCTGGTTGTAGACagacaattttataa